One Triplophysa rosa linkage group LG9, Trosa_1v2, whole genome shotgun sequence genomic window carries:
- the nanp gene encoding N-acylneuraminate-9-phosphatase, with protein MMENQRVLAIIFDLDNTLVDTAGAGRVAIQKVCDLLNSTQVQESHIANICELFLQKLLHESFDPSEGRTIDDVRIRHWYEALQEARGTDPDPALASSCYYTWKNTRLQVLDLSPEVRTLLEELQEKYKLLLLTNGDSQTQWEKIKAVRCEGLFSEVVVGGDHPEQKPALSIFTYCFEHLGVQPRDCIMVGDSLSKDIQGGINAGVKATVWINSDSRCIPPGSVTPDYTVPSVLNLMDVLAELS; from the exons ATGATGGAAAATCAAAGAGTTTTAGCCATAATATTTGACCTGGATAATACACTGGTCGATACAGCCGGAGCAGGACGAGTGGCCATTCAGAAG GTCTGTGATCTGCTAAACTCCACACAAGTGCAGGAAAGCCACATTGCAAACATCTGTGAGCTCTTTTTACAAAAGCTTCTCCATGAATCGTTTGACCCATCAGAAGGCAGAACGATAGACGATGTGAGGATACGTCACTGGTATGAAGCCCTCCAGGAGGCGCGAGGAACAGACCCGGATCCAGCCCTGGCCTCCAGTTGCTACTACACGTGGAAGAACACGCGTTTGCAGGTGCTCGACCTGTCTCCTGAGGTTCGAACTCTGCTGGAGGAGCTCCAGGAAAAATACAAACTGTTGCTGCTCACCAACGGCGATTCTCAGACGCAGTGGGAGAAGATAAAGGCGGTGAGATGCGAGGGTCTCTTTAGTGAGGTGGTGGTGGGTGGAGATCACCCTGAGCAGAAACCGGCTCTCTCAATCTTCACCTACTGTTTCGAGCACCTGGGAGTTCAGCCACGGGACTGCATCATGGTGGGCGATTCTCTCAGTAAGGACATTCAGGGGGGCATCAACGCAGGAGTAAAGGCAACCGTGTGGATAAACAGTGACAGTAGATGTATCCCACCGGGCAGTGTGACTCCAGACTACACTGTTCCTAGTGTACTGAATCTGATGGATGTTTTAGCTGAACTGTCATAA